One segment of Cetobacterium sp. NK01 DNA contains the following:
- a CDS encoding metallophosphoesterase, whose protein sequence is MEHLLLINFIFLIAILPIFYIRRTFFRRNIFLGRFIGNYIFITHYIFFLLIILGVVNYFYRLSNLNIMTIAFIVLPVFFIYAYYNFSIARVIKNDIQLEKYKTGKKIRIAFISDVHLSALTNKDNIEISLKRMAEEEPDILLIGGDLVDFSCKDIKADFSSSFREIEPKYGMYAILGNHEYHGGIDENIKYIESLGIKILRDDILKIEGINIIGRDDITNKKRKKIAYLKKKVNTDLPIILLDHNPNSISEAIVNRIDLELCGHTHRGQFFPYNLIVKKMYKNYHGYKKFGITHTIVSAGFSSWLIPYRVNSTSEINIIDLYY, encoded by the coding sequence ATGGAACACTTACTTTTAATAAATTTTATATTTTTAATAGCAATTTTACCAATATTTTATATTAGAAGAACTTTTTTTAGAAGAAATATATTTTTAGGTAGATTTATAGGTAATTATATATTTATAACTCATTATATATTTTTTTTATTAATTATATTAGGTGTGGTGAACTATTTTTATAGATTAAGTAATTTAAATATAATGACGATAGCTTTTATAGTATTGCCAGTATTTTTTATATATGCATATTATAATTTTTCCATAGCGAGAGTTATAAAAAATGATATCCAACTAGAAAAATATAAAACTGGGAAAAAAATAAGAATAGCATTTATATCAGATGTACATTTATCTGCGCTTACAAATAAAGATAATATAGAAATCTCACTAAAAAGAATGGCAGAAGAAGAGCCAGATATTCTTTTAATAGGAGGAGATTTAGTAGATTTTAGTTGTAAAGATATAAAAGCCGATTTTTCTTCTAGCTTTAGAGAAATAGAGCCGAAATATGGTATGTATGCTATTTTAGGGAATCATGAATATCATGGTGGAATAGATGAGAATATAAAATATATAGAATCGTTAGGAATAAAAATATTAAGGGATGATATTTTAAAAATTGAGGGAATAAATATTATAGGAAGAGATGATATTACAAATAAGAAAAGAAAAAAAATAGCATACTTGAAAAAAAAGGTAAATACTGATTTACCAATAATTTTATTAGATCATAACCCAAATTCAATATCGGAAGCTATTGTTAATAGGATTGACTTAGAATTGTGTGGGCATACACATAGGGGACAATTTTTTCCTTATAATTTAATAGTAAAAAAAATGTATAAAAATTATCATGGGTATAAAAAATTTGGAATAACTCATACAATAGTAAGCGCAGGTTTTAGTTCATGGTTAATACCATATAGAGTAAACAGTACTAGTGAAATAAACATAATCGATCTATATTATTAA
- a CDS encoding manganese efflux pump MntP family protein, producing MDILSLVLISIGLAMDAFAVSLTEGLAMKKLKKRNIFKIAFIFGGFQALMPYIGWRIGGVFSEKISQYDYIITTILLLFVGGKMIYDGWKEQECEVEGKCDMASNLFLLGFATSIDALAVGFSFSLVPNLNIYYSIEIIGIITFLIASIGVYLGHKIGHLISYKTEYLGGGILVLMGLKAFVSHFL from the coding sequence ATGGATATATTATCATTAGTATTAATATCGATAGGACTAGCTATGGATGCCTTTGCAGTATCTTTAACAGAGGGACTAGCAATGAAAAAACTAAAAAAAAGGAATATCTTTAAAATTGCATTTATATTTGGAGGATTTCAAGCTTTAATGCCGTATATAGGATGGAGAATAGGTGGTGTTTTTTCTGAAAAAATATCACAATATGATTATATAATAACAACAATATTACTATTGTTTGTTGGTGGGAAAATGATTTATGATGGCTGGAAAGAACAAGAGTGTGAAGTAGAAGGAAAATGTGATATGGCTTCAAATCTATTTCTATTGGGATTTGCAACAAGTATCGATGCCTTAGCTGTGGGATTTTCATTTTCTTTAGTTCCAAACTTAAATATATATTATTCCATAGAAATAATAGGAATAATAACTTTTTTAATAGCTTCTATAGGAGTATATTTAGGTCATAAAATAGGACACTTAATAAGTTATAAAACAGAGTATTTAGGAGGAGGAATATTAGTTTTAATGGGACTTAAAGCTTTTGTTAGTCATTTTCTATAA
- a CDS encoding NAD(P)/FAD-dependent oxidoreductase, translating into MVNETKKIYDAIVIGGGPAGVSAAVYIASRGYNPIILEKNEIGGTIGKVSSVTHYLSVDNYETGESFKEKLEKQLKVYNIEVLKQEVLNLDTENLLKKVITKSGEVYFTRVIVLANGTTPRKLGALGENELVGKGICSNPWKEGKNYVGKNIFVVGGADGAIKEAIYLAQFAKELSIIHFEEVLGTIAEFKNKLEKLENVKLYLHSRLTKINGKDEIESIEITDEKTKNKKEIECKGAGIFVYAGAIPNTENYKNIDLENGYIKTDSKMKTNIEGVFAAGDICSKDIRQVATAVSDGTIAGINASNYLKTI; encoded by the coding sequence ATGGTAAATGAAACAAAAAAAATCTATGATGCAATAGTAATTGGAGGTGGACCTGCAGGAGTTAGTGCAGCAGTATATATTGCAAGTCGTGGATACAATCCTATAATTTTAGAAAAAAATGAAATTGGAGGGACAATTGGAAAAGTTTCTTCAGTGACACACTATTTATCTGTAGATAATTATGAAACTGGTGAATCATTTAAAGAAAAACTAGAAAAGCAATTAAAAGTATATAATATAGAGGTTTTAAAACAAGAAGTTTTAAACTTAGATACAGAAAATTTATTGAAAAAAGTGATAACAAAATCAGGTGAGGTATATTTTACGAGAGTAATAGTTTTAGCAAATGGAACAACACCAAGAAAATTGGGAGCTTTAGGAGAGAATGAATTAGTTGGGAAAGGCATATGTTCGAATCCTTGGAAAGAAGGAAAAAACTATGTGGGAAAAAATATATTTGTAGTTGGAGGTGCTGATGGTGCTATAAAAGAAGCAATTTATCTGGCACAATTTGCAAAAGAGTTATCAATAATACACTTTGAAGAGGTATTAGGAACAATAGCAGAATTTAAAAATAAATTAGAAAAGTTAGAGAATGTAAAATTATATTTGCACTCTAGATTAACAAAAATAAATGGAAAAGATGAAATTGAAAGCATAGAAATAACAGATGAAAAAACAAAAAATAAAAAAGAGATTGAATGTAAAGGGGCAGGAATATTTGTATATGCAGGTGCAATTCCTAATACAGAAAATTATAAAAATATAGATTTAGAAAATGGATATATAAAAACAGATAGTAAAATGAAAACTAATATTGAAGGAGTATTTGCAGCTGGAGATATTTGTAGTAAAGATATAAGACAGGTAGCAACAGCTGTTTCAGATGGAACAATAGCGGGAATAAATGCATCTAACTATTTAAAAACAATATAA
- a CDS encoding MBL fold metallo-hydrolase, protein MKKLLSTIFFISSLVSYAEGFQIITLGSDGGVMDGNISGYLIRDKNDENFIALDAGTVLPGIKRGLEKESFKNITIPQDTEWSDIGYIFREKIKGYLISHGHLDHISGLVISSTEDTTKDIYGLNSTIETLKNNVFNWKLWPNFSNEGEGFKLNQYKYQVLEPNKIKDLNGTNLKVAAFPLSHSNYESTMFLLENNGEFIVYYGDVGPDKVEKSNRLEESFKVLGPLIKDKKLKAIMIESSFDNSKDDKGLFGHLSPRWINEEFKVLEKYSGKGTLKGLNVVITHIKPSLKKSENTRENIKKELLKNNIHGIKYYFPTQGESLEF, encoded by the coding sequence GTGAAAAAATTATTATCAACAATTTTTTTTATTTCATCATTAGTATCTTATGCTGAAGGGTTTCAAATTATTACTTTGGGAAGTGACGGTGGAGTAATGGATGGAAATATTTCTGGATATCTTATAAGAGATAAAAATGATGAAAATTTTATAGCTTTAGATGCAGGAACAGTACTTCCTGGAATAAAAAGAGGATTAGAAAAAGAGAGTTTTAAGAATATAACTATACCTCAAGATACAGAGTGGAGTGATATTGGATATATTTTTAGAGAGAAAATAAAAGGATATCTGATATCTCATGGACATTTAGATCATATATCAGGATTAGTAATATCATCAACAGAAGACACTACAAAGGATATTTATGGATTGAATAGTACAATTGAAACTTTAAAAAACAATGTATTTAATTGGAAACTTTGGCCAAATTTTTCAAATGAAGGTGAGGGATTTAAATTAAATCAGTATAAATATCAGGTATTAGAACCAAATAAAATTAAAGATCTAAATGGTACAAATTTAAAGGTTGCTGCATTTCCGTTAAGTCATAGCAATTATGAATCAACAATGTTTTTATTGGAAAATAACGGTGAATTTATAGTATATTATGGAGATGTAGGACCAGATAAAGTGGAAAAAAGTAATAGGTTAGAGGAGAGTTTTAAAGTTTTAGGGCCTTTGATAAAAGATAAAAAACTGAAAGCGATAATGATAGAATCATCCTTTGATAACTCTAAAGATGATAAAGGTCTATTTGGGCATCTATCACCAAGATGGATAAATGAAGAGTTTAAGGTTTTAGAAAAATATTCAGGTAAGGGAACATTAAAGGGATTAAATGTGGTTATAACTCATATAAAACCTAGTTTAAAAAAGAGTGAAAATACGAGAGAGAATATAAAAAAAGAACTATTAAAGAATAATATACATGGTATAAAGTATTATTTTCCAACTCAAGGAGAATCATTAGAATTTTAA
- a CDS encoding NCS2 family permease — MDILEKIFKVEERGSSIKTEVLGGLTTFLTMAYIVFVNPAILSATGMDKGALITVTCLATAIGTGIAAFWANAPFALAPGMGLNAFFTYTLVLGQGVSWEDALGVVFISGLFFLIMTLGGIREKIANAIPSVVSTAATSGIGLFIAFIGLKNMGIIVANDATFVGLGDFSIPTVLGILGLAIMAICEIKKIRGGILVSIAITTIIGMVLGIVEVPKSFISMPPSINPIFMKVNILGALKISLIGSIFSFMFIDLFDSLGFMMACYKNMGLVQGDEGAKGLKRMLQVDVSSTLIGAMLGTSTVTSFAESAAGISAGARTGLASIVTSVLFLLALLFTPLVGVVPGYASAPALVLVGVFMFKSIGNIDFSDMKLAIPAFITIVMMPLTYSISIGLSFGFVSYIITHIAAGELKKINLTLWIIGGLSILNLIV; from the coding sequence TTGGATATATTAGAGAAAATTTTTAAAGTTGAGGAAAGAGGGAGTTCAATAAAAACAGAAGTTTTAGGTGGGCTTACAACATTTTTAACAATGGCTTATATAGTATTTGTAAATCCTGCAATTTTATCTGCAACTGGAATGGATAAAGGAGCACTAATAACAGTTACATGTTTAGCTACTGCAATTGGAACTGGAATAGCAGCATTTTGGGCAAATGCACCATTTGCTCTAGCTCCTGGTATGGGATTAAATGCGTTTTTTACTTATACTTTAGTTTTAGGGCAAGGAGTTTCTTGGGAAGATGCATTAGGTGTTGTTTTTATATCAGGGTTATTTTTTCTAATTATGACATTAGGTGGAATTAGAGAAAAAATAGCTAATGCTATACCTAGTGTAGTTTCAACAGCAGCTACTTCTGGAATAGGATTATTTATAGCATTTATAGGTTTAAAAAATATGGGAATAATTGTTGCAAATGATGCTACATTTGTTGGCTTGGGAGACTTTTCAATTCCTACAGTCTTAGGTATTTTAGGTTTAGCAATAATGGCTATATGTGAAATAAAAAAAATAAGAGGGGGTATTTTAGTAAGCATAGCAATAACAACAATTATTGGAATGGTTTTAGGGATTGTTGAAGTTCCAAAATCTTTTATATCTATGCCTCCATCAATAAATCCAATTTTTATGAAAGTAAATATATTGGGTGCATTAAAAATTTCATTAATAGGTTCGATATTTTCATTTATGTTTATAGATCTTTTTGATTCATTAGGATTTATGATGGCTTGCTATAAGAATATGGGGCTAGTTCAAGGTGATGAAGGAGCTAAAGGATTAAAAAGAATGCTTCAAGTTGATGTTTCGTCAACGTTAATAGGAGCAATGTTAGGAACAAGTACAGTGACATCTTTTGCAGAATCAGCTGCAGGGATTTCAGCTGGAGCTAGGACTGGATTAGCTTCTATTGTTACAAGTGTACTATTTTTATTAGCTTTATTATTTACGCCTTTAGTTGGAGTAGTACCAGGATATGCATCTGCTCCTGCTCTAGTATTAGTAGGAGTATTTATGTTTAAATCTATAGGAAATATAGACTTTTCAGATATGAAATTAGCTATCCCAGCTTTTATAACAATAGTTATGATGCCGTTAACTTATAGCATTAGTATTGGATTAAGTTTTGGATTTGTCTCATATATTATAACTCATATAGCGGCAGGAGAACTAAAAAAAATAAATTTAACTTTGTGGATAATTGGTGGGTTATCTATTTTAAATTTAATAGTTTAA